ATCGAGGGCGCCGTGTGCCTGCTCGGCTCGGCCACGCCGTCGCTGGAGAGCTGGGCCAACGCGCAGGCGGGAAAGTACACGCTGCTGGAGCTCCCCGAGCGCGTGGGAGGCCAGCCGATGCCGCCCATCCGCATCGTGGACCTGCGGGCCGAGCGCAAGCGCCAGCGCGACTCGAGCGGGCCCATGCAGGACCGCGGGCCGGTCATCCTCTCCGACCTGCTGGTGACCGCCATCGGCCAGCGCATCGCCCGCGGCGAGCAGACCATTTTGCTGCTGAACCGGCGCGGCTACGCCAACTTCGTGCAGTGCCGCGAGTGCGGAATGGTGTGGCAGTGCCCCAACTGCAACGTCTCGCTCACCTACCACCGCCGGCGCGCGCGGCTCACCTGCCACTACTGCCTGCACGAGGAGCCGTCGCCCGGCCACTGCGCGGCGTGCGGATCGAAGGACCTGAGCTTCAAGGGGGTGGGGACGGAGCAGGTGGAGCGGACCGTGGCGGAGACCTTTCCCAGCGCGCGGATCGCGCGGATGGACGTGGACACCACCAGCGGCAAGTGGAGCCACCACGAGATCCTGGGACGAGTCGAGCGCCGCGAGGTCGACATCCTGATGGGAACGCAGATGATCGCGAAGGGGCTGGACTTCCCCAACGTGACGCTGGTCGGGGTGATCAACGCCGACGTGGGGATCAACCTTCCCGACTTCCGCGCCACCGAGCGCACCTTCCAGCTGATGACGCAGGTGGCCGGGCGCGCGGGGCGGGGACCCAAGGGCGGCGAGGTGTTCATCCAGACCGCGCTCCCCACCCACTACGCCGTCGCGGCGGCGACCGAGCACGACTTCGTCACCTTCGCCGAGAAGGAGCTGGAGACGCGCCGCGAGCCGCGCTACCCGCCCTTCACGCGGCTGGTGAACGTGGTGGTGAGCGGGCTGGAGGAAGAGGCGACGCAGGAGGCGGCGACCGCCGCGGGCGAGTGGGTGGCCGGGCTGCTGGAGTCGCGCCGCGTGCGCGACGTGACGCTCACCGGGCCGGCGCCCAGCCCGATCGACCGCATCCGGGGGCGGTGGCGCTGGCACTTCCTCCTCCGCTCCGACCACGCGGACACGCTGGGCAAGGTGTCGCGCTTCTTCTGGGAGCGCTGGCACCCCCGCAGCCCCAAGGCCGCCGACATCCGCGTCATCATCGACCGCGACCCGGTGCAGCTGCTGTAAACCCGGCCGTTCATCGAGAATCAGGCAGGAACCTTCTGCGGAAACAGCCTTGCGTGCAGCTCGGCCAGGCGATCTTCGATGGAATCAGCCGCCTCGATCGCCTCGGGAGAAGCGGGGATGTCCGGATCCATCGCGAAACGCCGGGAGAGAAGCCGCTCGTATTCCTCCAGGTCCCCGGGCTCGGCCTGCGGGTTTTCGGCCAGGACGCGGGCTTTTTCTTCCGGCTTCATGGGTTCCATCGCTACCTCCCGAGTTTGGCGCGAATCCGGTCGAGCAGGAACATCCGGGTGATCCGGTCGTGCTGGCAGTGCTCTGGCACGTGGTCGTGTGCCAGCCAGTAGTTGTCCATCACAGCAGGAAATTCCGGATCGTTCAGCTCGCAGTGGTACGACTGCCAGCTTCCGTATCCCAGCCCGTCACGGGTTGCATCCGCAGCAAGAGCGATTCCGTTGTACACCGCGAACCCAGGCGGGATCGGCCTTCCGCGCTTGTTGTTCAGTCCACGAGGGCTGTCGACGTACAGGTCCAGCACCGAACCGTTCGAATAGCTCGACAGCGCATGCCCGAACTCGTGCAGTGCGGTGAGCGACCGGCTGGTGGCGTGCTGGGCGATCGTACCCGGGATCAGGTTCCAGAACCGGTGCGACAGGGCGACACCGTCCAGCGAGAACGCCACGCCCGCTCGCCCATCGTCGTCCGACGTGAACCATGCGCTGGCGCGGGTGTGCGTTTCCGACCGTGAGATCGCGTACGCCACATCCGCCGCAAGCCCGAACCTCGCGAGAAAGGGCGCGAAGGCGGTTCTGCGGGGAACCAGCAAGTTGCTGACTGCATCCTGCCCGACCAGCGCCGTCGCGTCCTCGGCGTCCAGCCCATCCGCGAAGACCGATACCACGCGGATCCGCGGTGCAATCGTAGCGTCGCCGAGGAACTGCTCGGCCTGGTTGGGAAGCCTGCCGAAAAGCGCCTGGACGACGTAGCGGACACTGGCGTCGAACTCCGCCCGGTGGTCCGTGATCGAATCACCGATGAACTGGCCGCTCTTCCACGGCGCTTCGAGCGCCGGGTTCGCGATGATGCAGATCGTGAACGGCGATGCCTTCGATGCATCGCCATCCCGAACCACCTGAATGATTGGTTCCGCAGCCATGATCGCGTCTCCCCGAAAGTTGGGCAGCGTGCAGCGCCCCATGCCTGGGTGCGCACGTGAGATTCCTCGGATCATCCACTCCGTTCAAGAGTATGATCGGAGCAGGGTCGTCGGCAATAGGAGAACGCAACAAAGCGCATCGGGCCTGCTTCGCGACATGAACGTCGTAGAAAGCACGGGGCCGGGCTGACGAAAGCCCCTCCCGCGGGCCGGGAGGGGCTTCGTCGCGCGGAGATGCGCGGTCAGCGCGTGGTGCACATCAGGCTGGTCAGCATTTCGAACGGCGGCAGGGCCACGGGCTCGCGGGCGATCCGCCGCGCGAAGTCCGCCGTGTAGGCCACGATGATCCCGCCGCCGCCGTACACCTCCAGCCGGTAGAGCTCCTGCGGGCGGTACGCGGAGAGCTGGTCGAAGCTGGACGGCGTCTCGTCCAGGATCACGCACGGGTGCACGGCCACGCCTCGGACGCGCACGCACTCCGGCGCGCCGCCCGCCCGCAGCCCCGGCGTGGCGCGCCCGCCGGGGCCGCGCGCCGAGCCCGTGCCCAGGCTCCCGCACGGCGCGTACGAGAGCTGCCCCTGGGCGAACACGAACTGGGTCACGCTCGGATAGCCGGTGTTCACCAGCGCGTCGCGGTCGTACGCGCGCGCCGCCGTCCCCGCCCCGCGCACCCGCCGCTCGATGCGCCGCACCACCACGCGCAGTCCCTGCAGCACCGCCGGGTCCGCCTCCAGCCGGATCACCCGCGCGGAATCTCCCGCAGACACCTCCCAGATCCCCGCGCGCGGCCGGTATCCCAGCGCCGAGACCACCGAGCCGTACGTACCCGCGGGCGCGCGGACGGCGAATCGCCCCTGCTCGTCGGTGTAGGCGCTCACGCCGGCGGCGGGAGCTTCACGGCCGCCGCGCGCACCGGCTGCCCCGTGCGCGCGTCCAGCACGCGGCCGGACAGCGGCACCGCCTCGCCACGCGTGACGGTGATGGCGGGCCCGGCGGCGGTGTCGCGCTGCGCCGCGGCGGGGAGGGCCGCCAACGCCAGGAGCACGGCGGAGAGGATGGGGATGCGGCGCATCGGGTTCACGCGGTGGATGGGAGAAGTGCAGTCGATCGTCATCACCCGGCGCGACGGGCCGCGGCACCCGCACCGCGGCCGGCCGCGCCGCGCGGGGCTACATCAGCGAGGGGCCTTTCCGGCAGTACATCTCCACCATCGACTCCACCGGCGGCGGCCTCCAGCCGCGCAGCGCCAGCTCCTCGGCGAACGTGCTGGTGTACGCGAGGATCGCCCTGCCGCCCTTGTAGACCTCCACGCGGTACAGCTCGCGCGGCCGGTACATCGCCAGCTCGCCGAAGCTCGACGGCGTGTCGTTGATCAGCACGCAGGGCCGTTCCGGCACCCCGCGGATGCGGAGGCAGTTCAGCGACCCCGAATCGGTGGAGAAGGTGGAGCAGGGCGCCGGCGTGAGGTGCGCCATCTGGCGCACGAAGATGGCGGCGTCGTGGTCGTTCGAGGCCAGCAGGAAGTCGTGGTTGAAGCCCATCAGCGAGGCCCCGCTCGCGCGAGCGCGGCGCTCCAGCCGGCCGGCGGTCACCGTCAGCGCCCGCAGCAGCACGGGGTTGGGCTCCAGCAGCACCTGCGGCTCCGGCTCGCGCGGCGCCACGGTGAAGATCTGCGCGCTCTGCCGGTAGCCCAGCAGCGACACCATCGCGCCGTACTGCCCCGGCGCCACGCCCTGGGCGATGAAGCGCCCCTCGGCGTCGGTGAGCACGTCCACCCGCGCGCCGGGCACGCGGACACGGGCGGCGCGGACCGGCTGCAGGGAGCGGGCGTCCAGCACCACGCCGGTGAGGACCTCCCCTCCCGGCGCGGCCTGCGCCTGCTGCTGCGCGGCGGCGGGAACGGCAAGGCAGAGAAGGAAGATGGAAAGCGGGACGATGCGGCGGATCATGGATGCGCTCGGGGTTGGGAGGAAAGGGGCGGGGCCGCGGCACCGCCCGCGTCCGTACGCCGGCCGGCCGATCCTACAGCGGTACCGATTTGCGGCAGTACATCGCCACCTGCGTCTCGATGGGGGGCGGCCGCCACCCGCGCGTGGCGATTTCCTCGGCGAACTGGGTGGTGTAGGCCAGGACGGCCTGGCCGCCCTTGTAGACCTCCACGCGGTACAGCTCGCGCGGCCGGTACATCGCCAGCTCGCCGTAGCTGGCCGGCGTGTCGTTGATCAGCACGCAGGCGGGCGAGGCCACGCCGCGCACCAGCACGCAGTTGAGATCGCCTTCCGTGGACAATGCCCCGCAGCGGACCGCCTGGATGTGCGCCATCTCGATGACCAGCCTGCTGGCGTTGCGCTCGTTCGAGGCCAGCAGGAAGTCGTGGTCGAACCCCATCAGCGCGGCCCCGCTCGCGCGCGCCCGGCTCTCCAGCCGGCGCGCGGTCACCGTCAGCCCTCGCAGCAGCACGGGGTTGGGCTCCAGCAGCACCTGCGGCTCCGGCTCGCCCGGCGCCACGGTGAAGACCTGCGCGCTCTGCCGGTAGCCCAGCAGCGACACCATGGCGCCGTACTCCCCGGGCGCCACGCCCTGGGCGATGAAGCGCCCCTCTGCATCGGTCAGCACGTCCACCCCCGCGCCGGGCACGCGCACGCGGGCGGCGCGGATCGGCTGCAGGCTGCGGGCGTCCAGCACCACGCCGGTGAGGATCTCCCCTCCCGGCGCGGCCCGCGGCTGGTCCTGCGCGGCGGCGGGAAGAGCCAGGGCGAGGAGAAGGATGGAAAGCGGGAGGATGCGGCGGATCATGGAAGCCTCGGAGTCACGGAAGGTATGCGGGTGGATGACGCGCGGAGGAGATTCGGACGCGTGCCCACCCGTCTGGCGAGCGGGCGTCACGCGGCCCGCCCTGGATGACGGATGTCAGGGCCGCGGCATCGGCGCCGGTCCGGCCTGTCCCCCGCGGTGGACGCCGCGTCCCCCGCCGGTGTCCTGCCTGGCGGTCGCGGGAAGCGCCGCGGCGGCCGGGGAGGCCGGCGATGCGGCCGTGCAAGTCGTTGTGCGGCAAATCATTCTGCGGAGGCGTGCGGGGGAGCGGAACGTCTGGTTGCAGGATGAAGGGCAACTCCGGGACCATCCCATCGGCCCCCATACAGCACCGCGCGCCGTCATCCCGAGCGGCAGTACTGCTCGACGATCACCTCCACCGGCGCCAGCGTCCACCGGGCGCGCGCCATCTGCTCCGCGAACATGGAGGTGTAGATGACGACGGCCGCGCCGCCGCGGTAGATCTCCAGCCGGTACAGCTCCGACGGCCGGTACATCGCCAGCTCGGCGAAGCTCGAGAACGCGCCACGCGGGCGCGCATGGAGAGCAGCGGAGACGATTGGGAGATGCGGGAGGAGATGCGGGGCACAAGATGTAGTGCGCCGCTTGACCGGACGTGGCAGATTTAGCTAGGTTTCATCGGTATAATCAGGTTTCGGCGCATTCTCAACCATCCGGCATCCACATTCGCGCGGCTGATTCTTGGCCCGCATCGCCGCACCGCTGTTGCCAGGGCGCGGACAACGGATGGATCGTGCGCACGATCCTTGAAAACCGTGGACCCACAACGACGGCAACGCAAAGAGCAGGGGACCCACCCGAGACCACGAGGTGCATCCGTATGGGATGTCTGGCGTTGAACGCATCCTTCGAGCCGTTGACCATCCTTCCCATCGAGCGGGCCCTGCGGCTCGTGATCGACCGGAAGGCCGAGGTGCTGGAGGCCGACGACGCGCGGATCTTCCGGTCCGAGCGCGACCAGATCGCCGCGCCGCTGGTGATCCGGCTGAAGCGCTTCATCCACGTGCCGCGCCGGTTCCGCCGCCAGGTGACCAACACCTTCCTGTTCGCGCGCGACGGCTACCGCTGCCAGTACTGCGGCCGCCACCGGGGGCTGCTGCGCGGCCGCGAGTTCCTCACGCGCGACCACGTGACGCCCATCTCGCGCGGCGGCGAGAACACCTGGGACAACGTGGTCACGGCCTGCTCGCCCTGCAACAACCGCAAGGCCAGCCATCTGCCCGAGGAGTGCGGCATGCACCTCCTCAAGCACCCGCACGAGCCGAACTACGTGGAGCTGGTGTGGGCGGTGCGCCGGGTGACCGACGTGCAGGCCAAGTACATCGCCATGTTCTACGGCGAGGACATCCTCGAGGCGCTGCGCCGCCACGAGCACGAAGCCGAGCATCGCCATCACCATGGCGACGGCGAACGGCACCTGAGCCTCGTGATGTAAGGCGGGTCGTCTCTCTCCAGGGGCGGCCCGCTTCTCTTTACCGCAGTGCGGAAGTGCGGGAGTGCGGAAGTGCGTGGTATCGGAGAGCCGCGTTGCATCCGTGCGTTGATGACTTCGGTGCCCGCCGCGTAGCCCTCCCCCCGCGGCTGGGGCCGCGTACCCCCTCCCGATAACGGAAGGGGTAACTTCGATGGCTCCGCACGGGCGGTAGCGCACTCGTCGGACGGCTGCGTGATGCGAGGCCCGCCGGAGCATTCCCCGCGACTCCGAAGCTTCTCCCCCGGTGAGTTCTCCCCTCCCCCCCGGAGCGCGCGGAAGGGCCGGGGGGAGGGGCCAGCCAGGCGGGCACGATGCCTCCGGCCACCACCGAAAGCCCTCCACTCGCGCACTCACGCACTCACGCACTTCCGCACTTCCGCACTTCCGCACTTCATGACGAAGCCGCCGCCCCGGTTGCCCGGAGCGGCGGCTTCATCATCTGATCGCGCGGGGATCCGCCGTCAGATGTTCGGGTTGTTGTTCCGCTCCACGTTCGGCAGCGGCAGGCACCGCTGCGAGCCGTAGGTGCCGCCGGCGTGATACGCCGAACCCGGGGCCGGGCTCAGCGGCAGGTTGTAGCGGATGAGGTCGCCCAGGTGGTGGCCGTCGAGGAAGAACTCGCGCCGCCGCTGGTCGATGATCTCGGCCAGCACCTCGGCCTGCGTGGTGCCGGTGAAGGCCGGCTGCCCGCCCCGCGCGCGCTCGGCGGCGATCACCGCCAGCGCCGGGGCCAGGTCGTTGGCGCGCGCCGCCGCCTCGGCCACGATCAGCTGCGCCTCCTCGTAGCTGGCCAGCACCATCGGCGAGTCGGCCTGCGTGTACTTCTTCTGCAGCCACTGCTCCACGCCGGTCACCGTCCGCCCGATCCCGCCGGGGCCCGTGCCGGCCACCGAGTCCACCGGCACCCGCGGGTCGTTCAGCCGGCGGTACAGCGGCCCCACCGTGACCGAGGTCGACACGCCGCTGCCCACCTGGCGGTTCTCGGCCCACAGCTTGTTCTGCCGCAGCGAGTTGGAGGCCGAGGCGGTGATCTGGTACTTGAAGCCGGCAGGAACCAGCGCCGCGTCGGCCCGGGCCGCGGCGTAGCTGCCCAGGTCCAGCTCCGCCCGCGCCCGCCCCACCCGCGCCAGGTTGGCCAGGCTGTTGGCGCTGGCCCCCGCGGCCGCGGCCGCGGCCAGCGCGGTGTTGAAGCGGTCGATGGCCGCGGTGAGGATCTCGGTGGGCGTCAGCTCGTTGCCGTAGACGGGGTTCCCCGCGTCGTCCAGCTGGCTGATGGTGCCCGAGCAGAAGCCCTCGCCCATCATCACCAGCGCGTAGCCGGCCACGGCGGCCGCCTGCGCGATCTTGGCCTGGCGGCCGGGCACCTGCGCGTCGGTCCACGAGGTCAGGTGGCGCAGCAGCTGGTCGGCGCTGGCGCGCGCCTTCTGCAGCGGGCCGTACACGCCCAGCGCGTCGCAGCTCTGCACCTGGTAGCGGCGGTCGGCCGCGGTCATGCTTCGCTGGTCGTACGGGAAGCGGTCGGCGGTCTGCGTGCCGTCCTGCAGCTCGTCGCCGATCAGCCCGCTCATCACCGCGTAGGCGCCGGCCGCGCACTCGAAGTCGCCCACCACGCCGTTCAGCAGGATCTGCGCGTTGGCGGGGTCGTTCTCGAAGGGCTCGGCCACGATGCGGTTGCTGGTCTCCACGTCGAGCGCGTCCTTGCAGGCGGGGAGCGCCGCCAGCAGCACGGCCCCCGCGGCGGCAAGCGCCCGCCACGGGGCGCCGCGCGCCGTTCTCCGGGTTGGTTTCATCGTCTCACCCTTCCGGTTCGTTGTCGTTCGCATGGGGGGCCGCCGCTAGAACGTGAGGTTCAGCGACACGATCCACGAAGTCAGCTGCGGCAGCGTGGTCTGCTCGAACGCGCCGAAGTTGCCGCCGCGGGTGCCGCCCAGGAACATGGCCTCGGGCTCGAGCCCCGGGTAATTGGTCCAGGTCGCCAGGTTGCGCCCCGCCAGCGACAGGCTGGCGCGCTGCGCGCCGGCGCGCCGGGCCAGCAGCTCGGGAAGCGCGTAGGTGAGCGACACCTCGCGCAGCTTGGCGAAGCTGGCGTCCTGGATCAGGAAGTCCACCAGGTTGCGGCTGCTCTGGATCTGCGCGATGCGCACCGGGTCGAAGCGCGCGGGATAGTAGTTCTCCTCGCAGCGTCCGAAGAAGGTGCAGCGCACGCGGGTGTTGCCGTCGACCTTCTTCATCCCCGTCTTGAAGTCCAGCAGCCCGTACACCCGCCAGTTGCGGAACAGCGTGAGCGTGGAGCTGAACGCCCCCTCCACCTTGGGCAGCGAGCGCCCCAGGAACACGTTGGGCGCGTCGTCGGCGGTGCCGTAGCGGCCGTCGGCGCCGGTGCACAGCATCGACCCGCCGTCGCCGTTGTCGCACATCACGTTGGTGGCCTGACCCGCCGCGTTCAGCTCGGCCGAGAGCACGCGCTGCTCGAAGAACGAGCCGATGGCGTACCCCTCGCGGTGCTCCAGGAAGCTCCCAGCCGTCACCGAGGTGAGCCCCGGAAGGCCCAGCGTGACGATGCGGTTGGAGTTGGTGGCCACCGACAGGTTCAGGTCCAGCCCCACGTTGCGCCGGTCCACCGGACGGCCGCGCGCCGAGAGCTCCCATCCCCAGTTCTTCACCTGGCCGGCGTTGAAGAACTGCGTGCCGAAGAAGCCGATGGACGGCGCGATCTCGCGCTCCAGGATGGCCCCCTCGACCCGCTTGTTGTAGTAGGTCACCTCGATCCCGGCGCGGTCGTCCAGGAAGCCGGCGTCGAAGCCCAGCTCCAGCTCCTTGCCGCGCTCCGGCCCCAGCGTCGCGTTCCCCAGGAACTGCGGCGTCACCGCCGGCTGGTCGCCGGTGCCGATGGCGGGGGCGAAGGTGCGCTGCGCCGCGAAGGTGGGCGGCTGCTTCCCGGCCTCGCCGTACGCGGCGCGGAGGAGAAGCGTGTTCAGGAAGGGGAGGTGGAAGAACGGCTCTTCGCTCACCACCCAGCTGGCGCTGGCCTTCGGGTAATAGACGCGATCGAAGTCGGTGCCGAACGCGCTGTTGTCGTCGGTGCGCAGCCCGAAGGTGAAGAACAGGCGGTCGTTCCACCCCAGCTGCTCCTGCCCGAAGAAGCCCAGCTCGGCGTTCTCCAGCGAGTACTCGTTGTTCACCCGCGACGAGGTGGTCGCGTCGATCGCGGTGAGCCCCGGCGCGGGGAACACCTCGCCGTAGGCGTAGACGGTGTCGCCCTTCGTGCGGTAGTACTGCCCGCCGAAGGTGGTCTTGCTGGTGAGCCGCGGAGTCAGGTCGAACGACGCGGTCCCCGAGTAGTCGATGGTGCGGTAGCGGATGTCGCCGTTGGTGATCTCCTTGGACCCCAGCGCCTCGGACCCGAACACCGGGTTGGAGATGAGCGAGTCGATGCGCGGCAGGAACGTGATGTTGTCCTCGCGGGTGAAGTCGGCCCCCACGCTCAGGCGGTGCTGGAACCAGCCGAACGGGCGGTGGTTCACCTGCAGCGACCCGATGAAGCGGTTGATCCCCTGCGAGAAGTTGTACAGCGCGTCGTACTCCTCGGGGGTGCCGCTGTGGAAGCCGCGCTGGTGCGCGAGCGCCCCCACGGTGTTGGAGGGCGAGGCGAGCACGGTGGACCACACGCGCCCGCCGAAGCCCGCCTCGGCCGACAGATGGGTGAGCCCGTTGGTGTACCCCATCCCCGCGTCGAAGCTGAGCCTGGGGTTGGGCGCCACCGTCAGGTTCAGGCGCGTGGTGTAGCGGCGCGTGTCGTTGCTGGCCTCGGCCCCCTGGCCGTTCTCGTACCCGCCCGAGGCGTAGTAGCGGAACTTGTCGGTCCCGCCGCTCACCGCCAGGTCGTACTGCTGCTGGTGGCCGGTGCGGAAGATGGGGGTGCCGCGCGCGTTCTCGCGCTCCACGATGTCGAAGGGCACGGTGTCGAGGGTGCGCGACGCGGTGGGCGCGGCCGCGGGGATGGGGCCCCAGTTCACCCAGAAGCGCCCCTCGGGGTTCGACAGGAAGTTGGCGCCCTGGCGCACGTTCACGCTCCACTGCGTGCCGCCGCCCGTCGAGCCCTTCTTGGTGATGATCTGGATCACCCCGTTGGAGGCCTCGGTGCCGTACAGCGTGGCCGCCGCGGGCCCGCGCAGCACCTCGATGCTCTGGATGTCCTCGGGGTTGATGTCGTTGATGCGGCTGATGGTGCTGGACCCGAACGCCTGGTTGGCGGGGCCGGTGGCCGCGGTGGAGTTGATGCGCACGCCGTCGACGTAGACGAGCGGCTCGTTGCTGAGGCTGAACGAGCTGGCGCCGCGGATGCGGATGCGGGCGCCGGTGC
This genomic interval from Longimicrobium sp. contains the following:
- a CDS encoding carboxypeptidase-like regulatory domain-containing protein — encoded protein: MIRRIVPLSIFLLCLAVPAAAQQQAQAAPGGEVLTGVVLDARSLQPVRAARVRVPGARVDVLTDAEGRFIAQGVAPGQYGAMVSLLGYRQSAQIFTVAPREPEPQVLLEPNPVLLRALTVTAGRLERRARASGASLMGFNHDFLLASNDHDAAIFVRQMAHLTPAPCSTFSTDSGSLNCLRIRGVPERPCVLINDTPSSFGELAMYRPRELYRVEVYKGGRAILAYTSTFAEELALRGWRPPPVESMVEMYCRKGPSLM
- a CDS encoding carboxypeptidase regulatory-like domain-containing protein; the protein is MIRRILPLSILLLALALPAAAQDQPRAAPGGEILTGVVLDARSLQPIRAARVRVPGAGVDVLTDAEGRFIAQGVAPGEYGAMVSLLGYRQSAQVFTVAPGEPEPQVLLEPNPVLLRGLTVTARRLESRARASGAALMGFDHDFLLASNERNASRLVIEMAHIQAVRCGALSTEGDLNCVLVRGVASPACVLINDTPASYGELAMYRPRELYRVEVYKGGQAVLAYTTQFAEEIATRGWRPPPIETQVAMYCRKSVPL
- a CDS encoding HNH endonuclease, producing MNASFEPLTILPIERALRLVIDRKAEVLEADDARIFRSERDQIAAPLVIRLKRFIHVPRRFRRQVTNTFLFARDGYRCQYCGRHRGLLRGREFLTRDHVTPISRGGENTWDNVVTACSPCNNRKASHLPEECGMHLLKHPHEPNYVELVWAVRRVTDVQAKYIAMFYGEDILEALRRHEHEAEHRHHHGDGERHLSLVM
- a CDS encoding RagB/SusD family nutrient uptake outer membrane protein codes for the protein MKPTRRTARGAPWRALAAAGAVLLAALPACKDALDVETSNRIVAEPFENDPANAQILLNGVVGDFECAAGAYAVMSGLIGDELQDGTQTADRFPYDQRSMTAADRRYQVQSCDALGVYGPLQKARASADQLLRHLTSWTDAQVPGRQAKIAQAAAVAGYALVMMGEGFCSGTISQLDDAGNPVYGNELTPTEILTAAIDRFNTALAAAAAAGASANSLANLARVGRARAELDLGSYAAARADAALVPAGFKYQITASASNSLRQNKLWAENRQVGSGVSTSVTVGPLYRRLNDPRVPVDSVAGTGPGGIGRTVTGVEQWLQKKYTQADSPMVLASYEEAQLIVAEAAARANDLAPALAVIAAERARGGQPAFTGTTQAEVLAEIIDQRRREFFLDGHHLGDLIRYNLPLSPAPGSAYHAGGTYGSQRCLPLPNVERNNNPNI
- a CDS encoding SusC/RagA family TonB-linked outer membrane protein: MKPATRSEPPGAAWTLRRLAAAVALLLALPAAARPAAAQTGEVGGTVVAAGSNRPLAGAQVAVQGTDRRAVTDAAGRFRIGGLSGTEVTLRATTLGYQGATRTARVGDTGVRLELNESAIALNAVVVTGTGVPTERRALGNAVGRIDAAQVTREAPITSVQSLLNGRAPGVVIQPGTGAVGTGARIRIRGASSFSLSNEPLVYVDGVRINSTAATGPANQAFGSSTISRINDINPEDIQSIEVLRGPAAATLYGTEASNGVIQIITKKGSTGGGTQWSVNVRQGANFLSNPEGRFWVNWGPIPAAAPTASRTLDTVPFDIVERENARGTPIFRTGHQQQYDLAVSGGTDKFRYYASGGYENGQGAEASNDTRRYTTRLNLTVAPNPRLSFDAGMGYTNGLTHLSAEAGFGGRVWSTVLASPSNTVGALAHQRGFHSGTPEEYDALYNFSQGINRFIGSLQVNHRPFGWFQHRLSVGADFTREDNITFLPRIDSLISNPVFGSEALGSKEITNGDIRYRTIDYSGTASFDLTPRLTSKTTFGGQYYRTKGDTVYAYGEVFPAPGLTAIDATTSSRVNNEYSLENAELGFFGQEQLGWNDRLFFTFGLRTDDNSAFGTDFDRVYYPKASASWVVSEEPFFHLPFLNTLLLRAAYGEAGKQPPTFAAQRTFAPAIGTGDQPAVTPQFLGNATLGPERGKELELGFDAGFLDDRAGIEVTYYNKRVEGAILEREIAPSIGFFGTQFFNAGQVKNWGWELSARGRPVDRRNVGLDLNLSVATNSNRIVTLGLPGLTSVTAGSFLEHREGYAIGSFFEQRVLSAELNAAGQATNVMCDNGDGGSMLCTGADGRYGTADDAPNVFLGRSLPKVEGAFSSTLTLFRNWRVYGLLDFKTGMKKVDGNTRVRCTFFGRCEENYYPARFDPVRIAQIQSSRNLVDFLIQDASFAKLREVSLTYALPELLARRAGAQRASLSLAGRNLATWTNYPGLEPEAMFLGGTRGGNFGAFEQTTLPQLTSWIVSLNLTF